The Metamycoplasma subdolum DNA window TCCTTTTTCGTTGTCAAGATTAATAACTAAATATCTCAAAACGAATTTGTTAATGTTAAAAACACGAGTAAATTCAGCAACATGAGCTGCTTCGATTTTTACATTAACTAAGAAATAATTTGCACGAGTTTGCTTTTTGATAGGATAAGCTAATTCCGCTCTTTCAAGTTTTTGAATTTTGGCAGTTTTTCCCAAAACTTGATGAACTAATTTGTGAAGTTCATCTTCTGTTGAATGAGGGTCAGTTAGAATCATAATTTCATAATTTGACATAATTCTCCTTGTGGACATTTGGACCTAAAAAGGTCAAGGAGTCTCACCCTTGTTAGTATTTTTTTTAAAACATAACGTATTTATTATATATTAAATATTTAATTGTAATTAAAAATGGCAATGCGATAAAAGGTGAGTTTTTTAATAAAAAAACTTAAAATTCGTTTGAATCTTAAGTTTTAAAAATCAATATTTTTATTTTCCTCAATCAATTTCGATCAAATCATGAGGAGCATCGCTTCCTTTTTTCTCAATAACTTTGAAACTGATTTTATCATCTAAAACATATTTGGTATTTTTTCTTAAACTATGTCCAACTTTTTCACTTAATCATTCAGAAAGTTTTTTGTTTTCATCTTCTTCGGAAAGTAAAATCATAGTATATTCATCAAGTTCAAGTTGTTTTCACAATTGTTTTAGTTTGACAGTTCCTCGTGCTTCAGCTTTTTCAAGGCTAATTTCATAAATTGATTCATCGGTGTCAAATTCGTCATAAATTTCACCAACGACTTCTTCTAAAATGTCCTCAATTGTAATAAGTCCAATAACTTTATCAGTGTTATTATTTTCAGTAACAAAAGCCATTTGAACTCTAGCTTGACGCATTTTTTCAAGAGCTGCTGATAGATTTGAGTTTTGAGAAATCATTGGAACTGGTTTTAAATAATTCATAATGGTACCTTTTTTAAGGTAGAAAACATCTTTTAATAAAATTATTCCAATTAAGTTTCCATCTTTTTCAATCGGAAGACGTGAAAAGTTTGTTTCTTTAAACATGTCTAAGGTTTCAGTTAATGTTGCTCTGTAATTTAAGTAATCGATGTTTTTTAACTTTACATAGTGTTGTGAAACTTTAGTTGAGTCAAGGTCAAGTACATTTTTTGCCATTGAAGATTCATTTGTTTCTAAAACGCCTTCATTGTTTGCAATATTTAGTAAGCTTTTTACTTCTTCTTCAGTGTTAGTAATATAAATTTTCTTTCCAATTTTTGAAATTGGTCAAGCAATTGGGAAGAATATAAAATAACATGCTTCTATTAATCATCAAAATGTTTTGATAGTTCTAATTGGTTTTGCTTTTGCAACTAGTTTAGGTAAAATTTCTGTAAAAAGAACAATAACTGGTGTCATAACAAAAATTGAAATTATTGTTGCAAGCCCAGGATCAACATTTGCTAATGTCAAAATATAACTGAATAGTGTTGAAGAGGCAATGTTGACAATATTGTTGCAGATTAAAATTGTTCCTAAAGTTCTGTTAAATCTTACATGCTGTTTTTGTATAATTTTTGCTCCGCGTTCTTTGTTTGCAACCATTCCTTCAATTCTTGCTGAACCGACAGAAGTATATGCTGTTTCTGAAGCAGAAAAAATTCCACTAAATAATAGTAGTCCAAGCATAACGGCAGCAAAAATTATAAACATGTAAATAGGCGTAGTAGTTGCAGTAGCAACTTTAGCTTTTCCAGATTCGTTAATTAAATTAGTTAGGCACGGCGACCCGCTCATTTCTTTATTTCTCCATTTATAAGTTAAATTTAAACTACACTTATTATAAGGTAAATTGGTTTGATAATTATTTAAAAATGAAGAATTTATTTTTAGGTTTAAAAAATGTATTGAATTTAAAATAAATTTTGATTTTTTTATTTTCCAAAAAATAACTTAATTTAAGAAGAAATTTGAAAATTTACATCTTAAAAATTAACCTTTAGAATTTGAGTTTTTCTATTTGTGATATTATTTAATAATAAAGTTAAAAAGGAGAAAAAATGTTAAAAGTAATTGAACATCCGATTATTAAAATCAAATTAACAAAAATGCGTGATAAAGAATCAAGCCACTCAATTTTTAGAACCCGCCTTAATGAAATTGCATCACTTATGCTTTATGAAATTTTAAGAGATTACAAAAGCAAAAGTAAAAAAGTGATTACACCACTTAACCAAGAATACAATGGATTTGACTATGACAAAGAAATTGTTTTTGTTCCAATTTTAAGAGCAGGACTTGGAATGGTTGATGGACTTTTAAATCTTATTCGTGAAGCCAAAGTTGGACACATTGGACTTTATAGAGATGAAAAAACACACAAGCCTCATTCATATTTTTACAAAATGCCAGAGGTAGCAAAGGATAGTTACATCTTTATAATTGATCCAATGCTGGCAACAGGAAACAGTGCAGTTGATGCTATCAAAAAAATACAAAAAGATGGTTTCAACAATATCAGCCTTGTATGCCTTGTTGGTTGCAATGAGGGAGTTCAAAACGTTGAAAAAAGTTTCGGAAAAGATTTCAAAATTTATTTAGCTAGTTTAGATGAAAGATTAAACGACCAAAAATATATTGAGCCTGGATTAGGGGACGCAGGCGATAGAATTTTTGGAACAAAATAAATATGCATCCTTGAGTTAAAAAAATAGTTTATTCTGAAGAAGAAATAAACAAAAAAATTATTGAACTAGCAAAATGAGTTGATGAAACTTATAAAGATTCTAAAGATTTAGTTTTAATTTGTCTTTTGAAGGGAGCCGTTCCTTTTCTAGCAGCACTTTCAAAAAGAATTCATGTTGATCACGTACTTGATTTTATGATTATTTCAACCTATTCTGGAAATCATGTTTCATCAGGTTCAGTTAAAATAGTAATGGACCTAGCTCTTGATATTAAAAATAAAGACGTGTTAATTGTTGAAGATGTAATCGAAAGCGGAATAACGCTTGATAAAACAAAAAGTTTACTTTTAACAAGACAACCAAGGAGTTTAAAAATCCTAACTTTATTAGATAAACCACATAATAGAAAAGTTAATCTACATGCTGATAAATTTGGTTTTGAAGCACCTAATGAATTTTTAGTTGGTTTTGGCCTTGATTATGATGAAAAATTAAGAAACTTGCCATATATTGGAATTTTTAATAAAAAATTCTTGAAAAAATAGGAAAATGCAAACTTAAAAAAGCATTTTCCTTTTTCTTTTATAATAATAGTATTATGTTCAAATTTGAAGATGTAAAACTAGTTCAACTACCAGCAAAAATACTGAGAAATAAATCAAAAGATGTGCCTCTTCCTTTAGAAAAAGAAGATGAAAAACTTATTCAAAAAATGATTTTTCATGTTGATTCATCACAAGAAGAAGGAAGCCAATTTCGTCCCGCAGTCGGCGTTGCCGCAATTCAATATGGAATTGAAAAAAATATATTTTATATAATGATAAAAGACAAAGAAGAAATCATTTTCAAAGATGCTCTTGTAAATCCAGTTTTATTAGCACATTCAGAAAGTAAATTAGCTTTAAATGAAGGAGAGGGTTGTCTTTCAGTTAAAGAAGAAGAACCTAACCAGGAAGGCTATGTTTGTAGATATGCAAGAGTTGTAGCAGAAGCTTATTCATATTTCGAAAAAAAGGTAAAGAGATATGACTTGGTAGGTTATGCTGCGATTGTGTTTCAACATGAATATGATCATTTACAAGGAAAGCTTTTTATTGATCATATTAATAAAAAGGATCCTTGGAAACTCCCAAAAAATTGTGAAGTTATTTAAAAAAATCGCTCTTTTTTGAGCGAATTTTTTAAATCTTTTTTTGCTTTATTTCAAGTGCTTTTGAATAAACTAAGCTAGAATCTTCAATTGTTTCATAAATTGCATATACATATTTTTTAGTTCCATATTTTGCTTCGGCTCTGCTTATTCTATAAGGCCTTGATTTAAATTTCAAGAAGATTGCATTGTCTTTTATTTCGGTTTCTAAGTTTCCTTCAAACTCAAAAAGTCTTCAACCAAAAAGCAAATTATTGACTTTGAAATTTTCTAAAAAAATCCTATTTTTAAGAAGAATATCGGTTTCGGAGTTTATTTTGGCAAGTATTTTATTTGTCTCATTTAGTTGCTCTACTTTTTCACTACTGGTTAAAGTTAAAGAAAATGATAAGTTGTCCAAATAAGATTTTATTGCATCTTTGTCACCATAAGGTTTTGCTTTAGTTGGTAAAAGATTTGTGAGTTCAAAATTAGTAATAACAGCAAAATTGCTTGGATTAAATTTTTCGCTCAAATAGATGTCAAAAGAGATGATGTCTTTTTTATAAGTATTAACTGAAATGTTATAAAGTGAAACTGCATAATTACTATCAAGTATTTTGATTCCGTAAGGCTCTAAATCCTTATTTTCCAAGCTAGGATTTAATGAAAGAGATTTAAGCATATCATCAACACTAATATCAGTTCTTGCTGCTCTATTTGCAATAGTAACATAGTCTTTTATTTTGTCATATTTGATTATGTTTGCATCTGCTTTTCATTGTCTCAGTTCATTTTTAGGAGGCTTAATAGAAAAAGCAACTACTACAACAGTAGTAATTCCAACAATTGAAAGTCCAAAAAATACTCACCTTTTTATCTTCTTTTTTCGTTCAATTTTTCTTCCAATTTCGCTATATTTTATTTGATCATCAACACTAACATCTTTACTTAAATTGTCGAGATCTTCTTCAGGATATTCATTTGGATTTTGCTTTCTCTTTTTTCACATAAAGTTCCTTTATTTAAATTTCTTGAATAGTAGTTTCTTGAATTGATTTTTCTGGAATTTGGTTTTCTGAAACCACAGGTTCTTGAATTTCTGCCTCTTTTTCTTCAGCAGGAATTTCCACTTTTTTAGTAAGTTCTTGAATTTCTTGAATTATTGCTTTTTTGTTGATTCAATAATTAATCTTGTTAATTATTTCAATAGGATATTGTTTGGCTTGTAAGAATTTAATACTATCTTTAAATTTTACATATTCTTTGTAATTTCCGTTGTAATCAAAATTATCAATTACATAGCCTTTAATTATTTGTTTTGTTTCTTTGTTAACTAAAACTAGATCAATTGATTTAGTTCCAATTGAATAATCAATTTCGAACTCAAATTTATTAGTATCATCAACATAACTTTGAATTTCTGAAATTACCATATCTTTAAAGTCTGTATTAATTGGCATATCAATATATTGAGTATCGCTAATTTTTTGTGGAGTATGTAAGTAATTTTTTTGTTTTTCTAAAGGAAGATCTAAAAATTTTAGTCAATCTTTAAATAAAATCATATCACTTGTTGAATTTTCACTTACTTCAACATCCTCAGCGTAAATTGATTTTACAACAATAATTTTTTCTTTTGCTCTTGATATTGCAACATTAAGTGCATTTTTCCCGCCTGAACGCGCAACATAAGTTCCGTGAAGTGAAGTATTTTTATCATAAACAACTGACATGATAACCAAATCAGCTTCATCTCCTTGAATATTTTCAATATTTTTTAGACTTATTTGTTCGATTTGCAGTGCTTCCTCAAGATCAGGAAATTCATTAAAGATTTTATTAATTAAATAATCTTGTTGCTTTGCGTTAAATACTAAGGCAATAATCTTTTTGTATTTAGGTAAGTTCTCCCTTAAAATTTCTAAAACTTTGTCGCCTTCTTCAATATTGGTTGAATTTTCTCATTTTCCATCAACTTGAATTACTTCAATTGCTTTTTTGTTTGTTACTCCGGTTTCAAAATCATCAATAACATCAAGTTTTGATTCATAAAAATGTCTTGAACTAAATGTCATTAAACTTGCTTGTTTTGAACGGTAATTTTTGTCAAGTAAAATTGAATAAACACCACGTGCACTTGCATAATCAAGTAATGATTCAATGCTTCCAAAATCATTTTCATCATCAAAATTATAACTAACTGAGAATCAACGAGTTGGTTGCATTTGTTGGCTATCGCCTGCAAGAATTTTTCTCTTTGCAAGATATAAAATTGGTATTCCTCTTTCAAGAAAGATTTGACTTGATTCATCTAAAATAGCATAGTCAAATTCTTCTTTTGATCACATTGAAAGATCAAGATCTGGAGTAGTGACAATTACAGGAAATAAAAGCTTGATCATTTCTTTATGTTTGTGGAAAAACTTGTAAGGTTTTAAATGGCCTGTTCTAATTGCCATTGCAAAAGAAGTGTAAAGACGAGATTGTTCTTCAGTAAAATCATTCATCTTTTCAACAGTACTTTGTAAAATCATTTTTGTTAAAATTTTGTCATTATTTAAATCAATAGTTTTTTCTTCAAGAGTTTTTCTATAGTAAGCATCAACTTGCATTACATTTTGAAGAGAAACTTTATTTACAAATTTAATTGCTTGATCAACATCTAAAGTGAATAAATTAGGACAATTTATTATAACTTCAGCCATTTGTTTTATTGCTTTTGGATAGATTGTAAAGATGTGTGGCTTTTTCCCAAAATTAACTTGATACAAGTGTTTTTTTAGATTTTTAACATCTGAAAAAGGTTTGTTTAATTCGTAACGAATTTTAGGATTTAATTGTTTAAGAGTTTCAAAGGTTTCTTCATCAATTTTTCCTTTTGCAACAGCACCATAAAATTCTAAAATATAATCAATATTTTCAATCTTCAATATATCAGATAAGTTATCAACATAGAATTTATCTTCTTCAGAAAAGACTTGAAAATTATTTTCTTTTTCAGTTAATTTAAAGTTTTCAACTAAATAAATAAATTCTTTTAATGGCTTATAAAAAGTTTCTTGACGTAAGTTTTTATCATTTAAAGCAAACAAACAAAAGATTGAAACTTTCTTTAAACGTTTCTTTAAAACATCAAGGGCCGCCTTCTTTTGGCTGACCACAAGCGCAGTAAATCCACGAGCAATAATGTTAGTAATCAAATTAGAAATTGTTTGGCTTTTTCCTGTTCCGGGAGGTCCTCAAATTATAGTATCTTGATACAAGGAACTAATAGTTGCAACGTCTTGTGAAAAGTTTGTGTTTTGAATTTTGAACAAACGAAATTTTTTATCAAAAATTACATGATCAATTTTTTCACGATAAGCATTTTTATTAAAACTAGGATTTAAAATATCTTCAAATTCATCATTATCAATGATTTTCTTCATTTGATTTCAAAGATAGCCTGAACTAACATTGTAAAATCCTAAAACCATTCCCGGATGAAATTTAATAGTTGTATTTTCGATTGTGTCTTGAGTATATGAAGGGATGCGACCTTTAATTGTTTCAGGAATGTCAAACATTTGATTTCAATTTTTTTGAAAAAATTCAGTTACTGATTCAATTGAAATATTTGAAAAATCAAAGTTATCAACGTTTAATAAAAATCCTTCTTGAGATAAGAAAGTAATTAATTTCGAATTAATTCTAATGTCGGATTTTGAATTTAAATTAACTAAAGAATTTTTAATATCGAAGGTAACTTCCTTAAAAAACAAAGGGGCAAAAATTGTTTTTTTATCAGTTTTTACTGAAATAAACATAAAGCCGATGTGCAATGGTCAAATGTTTGTTTCAATGTTAATTCCTTGAGCTTTGTTTACAATTTTTTTTCATTTAATTATTGATTTTTGATATTCAAGTTCAAGGTCATTTACAAGTTTTGATTTTGCTTCTTCTAAATTATCGCCTAGCATGTGGAAAGTGCTATCAGGCATACGTTTACTAAATTCTTTGTAAATTGTAATAACATCATTTTTGGTTTCAGCTGCTTTGATCTCTTCGATCATCTTTTTATTTCCAGCTTCAGTTAAAACTAAACTAATATCATATTTTTTGTAAATGGTATCAAAAACTTTTTCACCAAAACTTTGATATATATCAAAAAATCTTTCGTTATCAATTGAAAAATAAAGAGAACTATCAAAAGTATCAATGTTCAAAAGATTTGCCATTAAGGTTTGATATTTTTTATCTTTATTTTCCATCATTAACCTCACTATTGATTAATTTTTCAACTTGATTTGCACAATTTCCAACAACTAAAGAAATCGCTTTTGATTGAAAAGTAATTCCACTTACTCCATCAAGTTTTGCAATATCTTCAGCTTTAATAAGTTTTCTATCTTTAAAGTTGATTTTTACAACTTTATTAGTACTAGTTGCACTTTCAAGATTATCTTTGTTTCCTAAAAGTTCAACTAATTTTTCAAACTTAAAAGGTAATTTTGTATTAGTTGAAAGTTCAGTACTAACCTTAGTTTTTTTATATTTTTTATTTCATCAAATTAAGATTAATCCAAAAGTTATAATAATCAAAAATACATAAAGTGCTTTTTGTTTGCAAGTCATATTCTGCCCCTTCTTTTACTAATTATATTTTATAGTCTTTAAGTAAAATCTTATTGCTTTGTTTAGGAATTTTTGACGTTCAAAAACAAGTTTTTAATTCTTATATTTTTTAAATATAAGTTCTTTTTTATGTTCAACCTTAACTTTTAAAACTAAAAAAGTAATAAAATTAGAATAAACTTATGGGGGTTTAAATGAAAAAAAGAATAGTTAGTGGAATAACTGCCACCGGTAAACTAACGCTTGCAAACTACATTGGTGCTATTAGTAATATAGTTAAATTACAAGATGAATTTGAAAACTTCATTTTCATAGCCGACCTTCACGCTTTAACGCTTCCAATTGATGCCAAAGAATTAGAAGAAAATCGTAAAAACATTTTCGCTCTTTATTTAGCTTGTGGCGTTAAGCCTGAAAAAAGCACCATTTTTTATCAATCTGATGTTATGGAACATGGCCTTATGAATTGACTAATTTTAACCTTAACAACAATTGGTGAACTTTCAAGAATGACACAATTTAAAGATAAAGCAAGCAAAGTTAAAAGTGCAAATGGAATGGAAACAATTCCAACAGGTCTTTTAATGTATCCAACATTAATGGTTGGTGATATTTTACTTTATGACGCTGATGTTGTGCCTGTTGGAATTGACCAAAAACAACATGTTGAACTAACTAGAAACATAATTCAAAGAATTAATAATCGTTTTAATCTTGACTTCAAAATTCCTGAACCTTTTATACCTGAAGTTGGAGCAAAAATAATGTCATTAGTTGATCCAACAAAGAAGATGTCAAAATCTGATGAAAATGAAAAAGCATCAATCTACTTGCTGGAAAATCCAGAAAATGCTTACAAAAAGATTTTGAAAGCTAAAACTGATAGCGAAGGAAAGATTTATCTTTCAGATGAAAAACCTGGAATCAAAAATTTATTAACCATTTATTCAAGTTTGAAAAACATAACTCTTCAAGAAAGTGAAAAACTTTTTAAAGACAAAAATTATAGTGAACTTAAAATTGCAGTAGCAACTGAAGTAAAAGAATTTTTAGAAAAAATTCAAGCAAAATACAAAACTGCTTTGAAAGAAGTTAATAAACATGCTAAAGCAGGAGCGGAAAAAGCTAAAAAAATAGCAAGTGAAAACCTTAAAAAATTAATGAAAGAAATGGGACTTAACAATGAAAGCAGACAGTAAATTAAATCACTCAACTAGCCATCTTTTGGCTGCGGCAGTTTTAAAACTTTATCCAAACACAAAGTTAGCAATAGGCCCTGCAATTGAAGAAGGTTTTTATTATGATTTTGAATTTGAAGAACCTCTTTTAGACTCAGATTTGCCCAAAATTGAAAAGCTTATGAGAAAGCTTGCTAGCGATGGATATGAAATGAAGCAAGTTGATATTTCAAAATATTCTTTTGAAAATCAACCTTACAAAAAGGAACTTTTTGATGAATTTTCAAAAGAAGGTAAAAAAATTACTTTCTATTCATATATCCATCCAAAGACAAATGAAGTACTTTTCACCGATCTTTGTGCTGGAAATCATATTGAATCAACTAAAGAAATTAAACATTTTAAACTTTTAAATTTAGCAGGTGCTTATTGAAAAGGTGATTCAAAAAATAAACAATTAACAAGAATTTATGGCACCAGTTGAAAAAGTGAAGAAGAACTTAATGAATATTTACAAATTCTTCAAGAAAGAAAAGAAAGAGATCATAGAAAAATTGGCAAAGAATTAAATATCTTTACATTTAGCCAACTAGCAGGTCAAGGTTTTCCGATTTGGCTTGAAGATGGA harbors:
- a CDS encoding hemolysin family protein encodes the protein MFIIFAAVMLGLLLFSGIFSASETAYTSVGSARIEGMVANKERGAKIIQKQHVRFNRTLGTILICNNIVNIASSTLFSYILTLANVDPGLATIISIFVMTPVIVLFTEILPKLVAKAKPIRTIKTFWWLIEACYFIFFPIAWPISKIGKKIYITNTEEEVKSLLNIANNEGVLETNESSMAKNVLDLDSTKVSQHYVKLKNIDYLNYRATLTETLDMFKETNFSRLPIEKDGNLIGIILLKDVFYLKKGTIMNYLKPVPMISQNSNLSAALEKMRQARVQMAFVTENNNTDKVIGLITIEDILEEVVGEIYDEFDTDESIYEISLEKAEARGTVKLKQLWKQLELDEYTMILLSEEDENKKLSEWLSEKVGHSLRKNTKYVLDDKISFKVIEKKGSDAPHDLIEIDWGK
- the upp gene encoding uracil phosphoribosyltransferase, which translates into the protein MLKVIEHPIIKIKLTKMRDKESSHSIFRTRLNEIASLMLYEILRDYKSKSKKVITPLNQEYNGFDYDKEIVFVPILRAGLGMVDGLLNLIREAKVGHIGLYRDEKTHKPHSYFYKMPEVAKDSYIFIIDPMLATGNSAVDAIKKIQKDGFNNISLVCLVGCNEGVQNVEKSFGKDFKIYLASLDERLNDQKYIEPGLGDAGDRIFGTK
- the hpt gene encoding hypoxanthine phosphoribosyltransferase — its product is MHPWVKKIVYSEEEINKKIIELAKWVDETYKDSKDLVLICLLKGAVPFLAALSKRIHVDHVLDFMIISTYSGNHVSSGSVKIVMDLALDIKNKDVLIVEDVIESGITLDKTKSLLLTRQPRSLKILTLLDKPHNRKVNLHADKFGFEAPNEFLVGFGLDYDEKLRNLPYIGIFNKKFLKK
- the def gene encoding peptide deformylase — encoded protein: MFKFEDVKLVQLPAKILRNKSKDVPLPLEKEDEKLIQKMIFHVDSSQEEGSQFRPAVGVAAIQYGIEKNIFYIMIKDKEEIIFKDALVNPVLLAHSESKLALNEGEGCLSVKEEEPNQEGYVCRYARVVAEAYSYFEKKVKRYDLVGYAAIVFQHEYDHLQGKLFIDHINKKDPWKLPKNCEVI
- a CDS encoding DEAD/DEAH box helicase; amino-acid sequence: MMENKDKKYQTLMANLLNIDTFDSSLYFSIDNERFFDIYQSFGEKVFDTIYKKYDISLVLTEAGNKKMIEEIKAAETKNDVITIYKEFSKRMPDSTFHMLGDNLEEAKSKLVNDLELEYQKSIIKWKKIVNKAQGINIETNIWPLHIGFMFISVKTDKKTIFAPLFFKEVTFDIKNSLVNLNSKSDIRINSKLITFLSQEGFLLNVDNFDFSNISIESVTEFFQKNWNQMFDIPETIKGRIPSYTQDTIENTTIKFHPGMVLGFYNVSSGYLWNQMKKIIDNDEFEDILNPSFNKNAYREKIDHVIFDKKFRLFKIQNTNFSQDVATISSLYQDTIIWGPPGTGKSQTISNLITNIIARGFTALVVSQKKAALDVLKKRLKKVSIFCLFALNDKNLRQETFYKPLKEFIYLVENFKLTEKENNFQVFSEEDKFYVDNLSDILKIENIDYILEFYGAVAKGKIDEETFETLKQLNPKIRYELNKPFSDVKNLKKHLYQVNFGKKPHIFTIYPKAIKQMAEVIINCPNLFTLDVDQAIKFVNKVSLQNVMQVDAYYRKTLEEKTIDLNNDKILTKMILQSTVEKMNDFTEEQSRLYTSFAMAIRTGHLKPYKFFHKHKEMIKLLFPVIVTTPDLDLSMWSKEEFDYAILDESSQIFLERGIPILYLAKRKILAGDSQQMQPTRWFSVSYNFDDENDFGSIESLLDYASARGVYSILLDKNYRSKQASLMTFSSRHFYESKLDVIDDFETGVTNKKAIEVIQVDGKWENSTNIEEGDKVLEILRENLPKYKKIIALVFNAKQQDYLINKIFNEFPDLEEALQIEQISLKNIENIQGDEADLVIMSVVYDKNTSLHGTYVARSGGKNALNVAISRAKEKIIVVKSIYAEDVEVSENSTSDMILFKDWLKFLDLPLEKQKNYLHTPQKISDTQYIDMPINTDFKDMVISEIQSYVDDTNKFEFEIDYSIGTKSIDLVLVNKETKQIIKGYVIDNFDYNGNYKEYVKFKDSIKFLQAKQYPIEIINKINYWINKKAIIQEIQELTKKVEIPAEEKEAEIQEPVVSENQIPEKSIQETTIQEI
- a CDS encoding PTS glucose transporter subunit IIB, yielding MTCKQKALYVFLIIITFGLILIWWNKKYKKTKVSTELSTNTKLPFKFEKLVELLGNKDNLESATSTNKVVKINFKDRKLIKAEDIAKLDGVSGITFQSKAISLVVGNCANQVEKLINSEVNDGK
- the trpS gene encoding tryptophan--tRNA ligase — translated: MKKRIVSGITATGKLTLANYIGAISNIVKLQDEFENFIFIADLHALTLPIDAKELEENRKNIFALYLACGVKPEKSTIFYQSDVMEHGLMNWLILTLTTIGELSRMTQFKDKASKVKSANGMETIPTGLLMYPTLMVGDILLYDADVVPVGIDQKQHVELTRNIIQRINNRFNLDFKIPEPFIPEVGAKIMSLVDPTKKMSKSDENEKASIYLLENPENAYKKILKAKTDSEGKIYLSDEKPGIKNLLTIYSSLKNITLQESEKLFKDKNYSELKIAVATEVKEFLEKIQAKYKTALKEVNKHAKAGAEKAKKIASENLKKLMKEMGLNNESRQ